GAGTACTTCGTCACCCGATTGTGAAGGAAGTGGATATTTTTCATCACTTAACGGATAATCTGTAAGCCTTCTGATTGCTCTGGTTTCGACTTCAATTTCGTATATGTCCATCTGACTGTAATCGTGACGGTACATTTCATATCCCTCAAGTTTACTCTTTGCTTCAGTGAGAGTGTCGCGATCTGAGGAGAAATAGACCTTTTTACCATCGTAAGACCATCTTGGATCTGAATCGGAAAAAATGTCATTCGACAGATTTTCGATCTTTCCTGACTCAAAATCATAGATATAGATATCCGATGTGTGGTAATTTTGAGCTGCGAAAACGAGTCTCTTGCCATCCTTTGACCAGTCAACTGTTTCTATTCCGGGGAATCTTACAGGCACGCTGACCGCATCACCACTTTCAGCATCAACTATAAAAATGGCGTCTTCAGCACCGCTTTTTGCCGAAATTGCGATCTTTTTTCCATCAGGTGACCACGAGATTCCGGGAGTAAGAATATTCAACTCTTCAAAATCGACGGTTCTGTTACCCTTTACAAGTCTTTTTATTTCCTTACCTGTGTTTGCATCCATAAGATAGACATCGAAGAAATAATCCTTGTTCGAGATATAAACGATCTTGTCACCCTGCGGAGAAATTGCAGGAGAGATATTATAAGAGGAGTTGTCCTTTTTTGGATCGGTCAGCCTTTTTGCAAACTCATCAGGGTCTTTGCGGTTGGTGATATCGGGCCAGAACACCCTCTTTATATCTTTCTTCCATCTCTCGCTTAATTCGTCAACTGTCAGACCGATGGAAGCTTTCATTCCCTGATCTACTCCACCTTTTCCCTTTACATTCATCACAAGTTCGGCAACCTTTTCTCTGCCGTACTTTTTAGCGATGTAATAGAAAACCGCCTGTCCACCTCTGTAAGCAAAGTAGCCGTCGAGATTTTTGATATCGGGAAGATACTCATTGATAGCCGCATCCCTGATAAACTGATCAGTGTTGGTATCCCAGCCGAGTGAAAGATACTCCGCAAGCCCCTCCGAGAACCACAAAGGAAGATTTACTGCTGAATTGCTGGAGATAATATTTTGAAGTGCACCTCCGTAAAACATGTCATTCATTACACCGTGAACCAGTTCATGGTGGATTACATGTCTGAACATTTTGTAGTTACCGGAGAAAGGAAGAACGATCCTGTTCTTGAAGAGTTCTGTGAAACCACCTGTTCCCTCTCCAAGATAGGAATCGATTACATTCGTTTCCTGAAATTCATTCTGTGAGTCGTAAAGAATTACGCTGATTCTCTTCTGAATCGTATAATTCAAAGAGGAATGAATCTGAGCCAGTGCATCCTCAATTGCTGTAGCAGCAAACTCCGCAATATTTTTCCCTTCCATGGTAAAATATATATCGAAGTGTTTTGTCTGAATGTAGTACCAGTCGTAGTCTTTGTATTGAACTTTATTCCTGCCAAACTGCCCGAAAGACTGTGAAATGATTACCACAACAAAAACAAAAAATAACGCCGCTTTTCTCATCTTTTCTGCCTCGAATAAAAATCATTAAGCAATTGTAAAATCAACATTTGACCTCTCGGGATTCACCCGGATAAGTTTGGTTCTCAGTTTGTCGCCAAGTCTGTAAACCCTGCCGCTTCTCTCACCGCGGAGACAATAATTCTTCTCCTCAAAAGTGAAGTAGTCTCCTTCGATGTCGCGGACATGCACCAAACCTTCTGCAAGAGAATCTGCAAGTTTAACAAAAAATCCAAAACTTGTCACACCTGAAATTATTCCGTCAAATTCTTCTCCCACAAGTGGAGTAAGGTACTCGATGTATTTCTTTCTTACCGACAGTCTTTCTGCTTCCACAGCAGTTCTTTCGGTTAGTGAAATGTGAGCGCAGATGCCTCTTAATTCAGTCTCATTGTATAGAATCTTCCCTTTCGTGGAAGCATGGTGGAAAAGGATTCTGTGAACAAGCAAATCGGCATATCTTCTGATCGGCGAAGTAAAATGTGAATAATACCCGAATCCCAGACCGTAGTGTCCGATATTGTCGGTGGAATAAATCGCTTTAGCCATGGTTCTGATTGAAAGCTCGCTCACGAGCACTTCTTCTTCTTTTTGCTTCACTGCCTCCATAAGAGCATTGAACTGCTGAGGAGTCGGAGAATCAGAAAAATTGACCAAAAATCCGAGTGATTTCACAAATCTTGCGAATTCTCTCATCTTCTCTTTGTCCGGCTTGTCATGAATTCTGTAAACAAACGGTACAACCTCGGTTTCGCTTTTGCTCTTGTTTACATGTTCAGAAACGATTTTGTTGGCAAGCAACATGAACTCTTCGATCATTTTGTTGCTGTCCTTCATCTCTTTTCGTTTTACACCGAGCACTTCACCCTCGGCACCGATAAGAAATTTCACTTCATCGGTCGCAAAGTCGATACTCCCCGCTTTCATCCTCTTTGACCGAAGAGTTTTGGCTATTTTGTTCAATATGGTGATTTCGGAAGCGAGGTCTCCTGTACCCGTCTCGATTACCTGTTGTGCTTCCTCATAAGAAAATCTTCTTTTACTGTTTATGACAGTTTTGGCAATTCTGTAGTTTAAAACTTTCCCGCGCGAGGTCATTTCAACCACTACCGAATATGTTAACCTGTCCCTATATGGGACCAGGGAACAAATACCGTTTGAAAGCTCCTCGGGTAACATCGGAATAACAGCTCCAACAAGATAGACACTGTTTCCTCTTTCTAGGGCTTCCTTGTCGAGAGAGGTTCCGGGTCTGACATAATGGCTTACATCTGCGATATGGATACCGATTTCATAATTGCCGTTTTCAAGGGTTTCGATCGAGAGAGCATCGTCAAAATCCTTTGCATCTTCCGGATCAATGGTGAAAACATTTTTGTTCCTGAAGTCTTCCCTTTTCGCAGTTTCCTCTTCCGGCACTTCTTCGGAGAAAGACCTTGCCTCTTCAAAAGTCTTTTTGGCAAATTTGAAAGGCAGGTTATATTCACGGGCGATTGTGATGACATCAACATCCACACCTTCCCCTTTACCCACCACCTCGACAACTTTTGCCTCCGGATTGATCTTCGGGTTACTCCAGTTGATCTCTCCGACAAATACCCTGTCACCCGGTAAAGCCCCGTTAAGGTCGGCTTCAGGGATGTAGATGTTCCTGTGAATTTCGGGGATATCCGGTTTCAGTATGTAAAACGAACCTTCTTTTGATATGATTCCCGAAATTTCATGCCATTTTCTTTCCACAACTGAAACAATCTGTCCCGTCATGAGTACCCGGTTTCTTCCTTTGAGTTCCTTCGCAGCAACTGAAAGTTCAACCGTGTCACCATGAAAAGCCGTATTGAAGTAACGGGAGGAGATGTAATATCCACCACCCTGCACCCGGTCCTTGAAAACGAAACCCGAGCCGTCCTTTTGGATATTGAATTCACCCTTCACAGTCTTGTCCTGTGTCCTGGGCATATATTTGAATCTTTTTCCGTCGCGGACAAGAAATCCTTCTTCACTTAGCTGGTGAAGAAAGGCTTTCATTGCCTCATATTCCTGTTCGGTGAATATATCGAGGTGTTTTGCCAGTTGCTTTGCCTTTACAGGCGTGTTTGCATTCCTTTGAAAGTATGCTTTGATCTTGTTTTTCATTAAAACTCTATTTTGTATTTTAGACCCATTTCATTGATCATCGTGTTGTTTGATGATCCTTCGCCTATCGACTCCCGTCTTTCAATCCTGATAAGGAAATTTTTTATCACGGGAATCTCAAACCTGAATGTGGCTGCAGAAAGGTCCTGGAAAACATTGGTGGTACCACCAAATGAATATTTAATTGTGGATATCTGCCCGGAAAGATTGAACTTTGTTTGATTTCCGGCAGCCCTGACCTCGAGTGATTTTACATAATCACCAAGATAACTTGATAACAGCCCTCCTAATAATGAACCGGCAAGTGAAGTGGCGGTTCCCTGTATTGTGTTTATTTGCCCTTCGGCACTTGATTTATCCGCTTCTGTCAAATCTGATTTGAACTTCCCTGTAAGAATAAACCAGACTGCGTCTGCTTTGTCATACTGGGGTGATGGAACTGCATTCTTTATATTATCCTCACCTACATAGACAGCAATGTTGTCTGTTTCCTTTGCAAACTTTGTAGAGAGTTCGTCCATACTTCCCTTAAGTTTCAGTTTTACCTGAACCGGCTGCTCATTGCTGCTACCCTTGGAAGAGAAAACATAGTAGGAATTGTAGTTCGCAACGATATCGAGATAAGGATTAAAAATTTCCTTTTCGAATCTCAAAGTACCCAATGCTGCGAATGTTTTAAGATTTAAAAATTCAAGTGTCGATTCTTCAGATACTTTTAACTCACCCTGAACATTTTCGAACCCGCCGAGTTTTTCATAGTTCAGTTCTCCCTCGAGGTAGGTGGTGAGTTTCTGATTTGCCTCCTGTGAGAGGATCATCGTCATCTTCGAGTTCTTCGACATTGTTATTTTGATTTGATACTCGAGATTAAAAGGTGTTTGCTTCACCCCGGCGATAGCGGAATCTTTGTATTGCCTGTCATCCTCGAGAAAAGAAAGGAAAGTGGAATCGAGCACCCCGCCGGTATAATCATAATTCATATACTTGTAAATGTAATTGTCACCGGCGTTTGAAACCCCGCTCTGAGTGGGAGGAATAGTAAGGTCTGTTTTATCGAGATTTATCGAAGCTTTTACAAAGTAGTTGTTCCTGTTAATGTTAAGTACAATATCCTCATTGGTTGAGACCACAAGTTTACCGAAAATCGGGAATTCCTTTGTCGGCTTCTTACTGTCCATTACCGTAAGATTGCCACCAAGCCTTATTTGTCCCGACTTTAGTTCATAACCTGTAAGGTGAAGTGAACCCGTACCTGTTATTTTTCCGTAGAAATCGAGATTGCCTTCATTGGTGACAGCAAGTTTTTCAATGGTGAGGGTGGAATCATTCAAAACAACCCCTGCCTCGAGACCGTAAATCAGATTGGTCATTGCCACTCTGAACAAGCCGCCCTCAATTTCTGCAGTTCCATTCTTGGAAAGGTTGGGGTAGTATCCTGAAATTCTGATCTGAGAACGGAATAAACCTGTCAGTTCTTTCACATTCGGAATAAAACCGTTGAGAGCACTAAGTGAGAAGTTTTTCGCATCTATTCGCAAATCTGTAAGTTTATCCTTAACAAAATCAAATTTCGAATCCGCAAAGGATATCCTGTATGGTATCACCCCTGTCACAGCAAGAAGCGAGTCATCCCCCTCTGTTTTACCGGAATAAAAATAGCCTGTGGGACGAATTTCCTCATTTTCGTAAACAGCAGAGAATTTCAACTTTCCGAGCGTTTGCTTTTGGTACTTTATCGCATCTATCCGGAAATCGGAGTGGATCACAGGCGACTCGAAACCTCCTCTTGCACGAACAGCAAATTTGATATCTGCATCCACAGGTTGTGCAATCGGTTGTTTTAAGATATCACTCATAATCTCGTGAAGAGAGATGTTCTCGATTTTTGCATCTGCCATCAGCGAATCTTTATCAAGTCTTGCGTCAAGACTTACAATCTGCCTTTGACCAATTCCCAAAGAAAAATTCTTGACAAAAAGGGCATCATTACTGAAAGAAATGACTGTATTTGCCATATTCTCGAGTTTATATCCCTTATAGTCTATTTTGGTCTCATACATATCCAATTCGAGAGAATCTTTCATGAAATCGACCACCAGGGCTATCCGGGCTTTGACCATCTCATTGTAATTCACATCCAGGCGTTCGAGATCGAGTATCGATTTGTCGAGAGAAACTACAAGTTCGGTATTCGAAAGGGTATCGGCTCTACCCCTCTCAATCATAAAAATCTTTTTTGTCGTGCTCTGTATGGAACCCTTGATACTCCCGATCTGAATCTCATTTGAAGGGTGTGAAAGTTTTATCTTTGAATTCGAACCCCACAA
This region of Bacteroidota bacterium genomic DNA includes:
- the rnr gene encoding ribonuclease R, whose product is MKNKIKAYFQRNANTPVKAKQLAKHLDIFTEQEYEAMKAFLHQLSEEGFLVRDGKRFKYMPRTQDKTVKGEFNIQKDGSGFVFKDRVQGGGYYISSRYFNTAFHGDTVELSVAAKELKGRNRVLMTGQIVSVVERKWHEISGIISKEGSFYILKPDIPEIHRNIYIPEADLNGALPGDRVFVGEINWSNPKINPEAKVVEVVGKGEGVDVDVITIAREYNLPFKFAKKTFEEARSFSEEVPEEETAKREDFRNKNVFTIDPEDAKDFDDALSIETLENGNYEIGIHIADVSHYVRPGTSLDKEALERGNSVYLVGAVIPMLPEELSNGICSLVPYRDRLTYSVVVEMTSRGKVLNYRIAKTVINSKRRFSYEEAQQVIETGTGDLASEITILNKIAKTLRSKRMKAGSIDFATDEVKFLIGAEGEVLGVKRKEMKDSNKMIEEFMLLANKIVSEHVNKSKSETEVVPFVYRIHDKPDKEKMREFARFVKSLGFLVNFSDSPTPQQFNALMEAVKQKEEEVLVSELSIRTMAKAIYSTDNIGHYGLGFGYYSHFTSPIRRYADLLVHRILFHHASTKGKILYNETELRGICAHISLTERTAVEAERLSVRKKYIEYLTPLVGEEFDGIISGVTSFGFFVKLADSLAEGLVHVRDIEGDYFTFEEKNYCLRGERSGRVYRLGDKLRTKLIRVNPERSNVDFTIA